From a single Silene latifolia isolate original U9 population chromosome 6, ASM4854445v1, whole genome shotgun sequence genomic region:
- the LOC141586841 gene encoding polypyrimidine tract-binding protein homolog 3-like encodes MSEPSKVIHVRNVGQEITEGDLHQLVQPFGSVTKVVMLRTKNQALLQMQDLASAISLVDYFANSQPSVRGRNVYMQFSSHQELTTDQNQGRKSDMDEDPNRILLVSIHNVLYPMTAEVLNQVFSPYGFVEKIVTFQKSAGFQALIQFQTRQSATAAMSALHGRNIYDGCCQLDIQYSNLTELQVNYNNDRSRDFTNPDLPTEQRGRSSQSGYGDAGGVYGAGGSGAQMGNSAAMAASAGGLPPGVSGMNDRCTVIVSNLNPDRIDEDKLFNLFSLYGNIIRIKLLRSKPDHALVEMSDGFQAELAVHFLKGAMLLGKRLEVNYSKYSNITPSSETRDFQNSNLNRFNRNSAKYYRYCCSPTKMIHLSSLPEDVTEDEIVDLLEEHGPLVNTKLFEANGKKQALVLFEDEEQATEALVCKHATPLSGSVVRISFSQSHNT; translated from the exons ATGTCTGAGCCTTCCAAAGTTATTCATGTCCGCAATGTAGGACAAGAAATTACTGAG GGTGATTTACATCAACTGGTTCAGCCGTTTGGGTCTGTCACCAAAGTAGTCATGCTTCGTACCAAGAATCAG GCACTCCTCCAAATGCAGGATTTGGCTTCAGCGATCAGTTTGGTGGACTATTTTGCAAATTCGCAGCCCAGTGTCCG GGGACGGAATGTGTACATGCAGTTTTCTTCACACCAAGAACTTACAACAGATCAAAACCAGGGACGCAAAAGTGACATG GATGAAGACCCAAATCGTATACTTTTGGTTAGCATTCATAATGTCCTTTACCCCATGACTGCTGAAGTTCTCAATCAAGTGTTTTCTCCTTACGGGTTTGTGGAGAAAATTGTTACATTCCAGAAGTCAGCAG GTTTTCAAGCTCTTATTCAGTTTCAGACACGCCAAAGTGCTACGGCTGCAATGAGTGCTCTTCAT GGAAGAAATATTTATGATGGTTGTTGTCAGTTAGATATACAATACTCAAA CCTTACAGAGTTGCAAGTGAACTACAATAATGATCGATCCAG AGATTTTACAAACCCAGATCTGCCTACGGAACAGAGAGGCAGAAGTTCACAA TCTGGATATGGAGATGCAGGGGGTGTGTATGGAGCCGGTGGCTCAGGTGCGCAA ATGGGAAATTCTGCAGCTATGGCGGCATCCGCTGGTGGTCTCCCTCCAGGTGTTAGTGGCATGAATGATAGATGTACTGTTATAGTATCTAATCTAAACCCTGAT AGAATAGATGAAGACAAGCTTTTCAATTTGTTTTCATTGTACGGAAACATCATAAGGATCAAACTTCTTCgaagtaaacctgatcatgcccTTGTAGAAATGTCCGATGGCTTTCAGGCGGAACTGGCTGTCCACTTCTTAAAG GGAGCAATGCTGTTAGGGAAACGGCTAGAGGTTAACTATTCCAAGTATTCGAACATCACGCCATCCTCAGAGACTCGTGATTTCCAGAACTCAAACCTAAACCGGTTTAACAGGAATTCGGCCAAGTACTACCGATATTGTTGCTCTCCAACCAAAATGATTCATCTATCAAGTCTCCCAGAAGACGTAACTGAGGATGAAATTGTAGATCTCTTGGAGGAACATGGACCACTTGTAAACACCAAGCTTTTTGAGGCAAATGGCAAAAAGCAAGCCTTGGTCTTATTTGAGGACGAAGAGCAGGCAACCGAAGCGCTCGTCTGTAAGCACGCTACTCCTCTTTCTGGTTCCGTTGTCCGCATTTCTTTCTCCCAATCACACAACACATGA